Proteins from a genomic interval of Euleptes europaea isolate rEulEur1 chromosome 16, rEulEur1.hap1, whole genome shotgun sequence:
- the TSC22D1 gene encoding TSC22 domain family protein 1 isoform X1 encodes MEVGVCRLRHFSISCLSALLGTDTSAPSLDGSSSGASIVAIDNKIEQAMDLVKSHLMYAVREEVEVLKEQIKELVEKNSQLEQENSLLKTLASPEQLAQFQAQLQTSSSPTPSQPQGTGQPQPPLPGSGPSA; translated from the exons ATGGAGGTGGGCGTCTGCCGGCTGCGCCACTTCTCCATCTCGTGCCTGTCTGCGCTGCTGGGCACCGACACCTCCGCCCCGAGCCTCGACGGCAG CTCGTCCGGCGCCAGCATCGTCGCCATCGACAACAAGATCGAGCAAGCCATG GATCTCGTCAAGAGCCATTTGATGTACGCCGTCAGGGAGGAGGTGGAGGTCCTCAAGGAGCAGATCAAGGAGCTCGTCGAGAAGAACAGCCAGCTGGAGCAGGAGAACAGCCTCCTGAAGACGCTGGCCAGCCCCGAACAGCTGGCCCAGTTCCAGGCCCAGCTGCAGACCTCTTCTTCGCCCACACCCTCCCAGCCGCAAGGGACCGGGCAGCCCCAGCCGCCGCTACCGGGCTCGGGGCCTTCGGCGTAG
- the LACC1 gene encoding purine nucleoside phosphorylase LACC1: MARAVLIDLKSEGAAPWETWTPESVTRILEKVRKASNGQEDPLVFLLCCQNLPSKRNGEDAPLHAAARGLHCPERGLEVVCAPSTVAAFYAVKQKLDEKDIGRVQVLSLPQRRAIVRAFVDRLFTSVYQFEFEDLQGNSEARSLKRSTGSPSELLPPLTAQELGKIQREIKIYLEGLPNLKGELRILRSALIPDHIFLHGFTTRTGGISYVPTLSSFNLFSSAKRRDPPVVVQENLRRLAEAAGFDPQAYHTIKVNHASDVWVMGKALPDSYDGIVTNQKGVVVAAPGADCIPVIFADPVKKACGAAHSGWQGTLSGVSMATVRAMVAEYGCHVEDILVVLGPSVGPCCFTLPHEQAKEFHRIDPKCVRHLESSKPSVDIRRATRVLLEAGGILPQNVQDDSVTDPTQNLTLCTSCHPDQFYSHVRDGENFGTQIGFISIKD; encoded by the exons ATGGCGAGGGCAGTACTGATAGACCTGAAGAGTGAAGGAGCAGCCCCTTGGGAGACTTGGACCCCGGAATCTGTGACCAGGATCCTAGAAAAGGTTAGGAAGGCCAGCAACGGCCAGGAGGATCCGCTGGTTTTCCTTCTGTGCTGCCAAAACCTCCCCAGCAAGAGGAACGGAGAAGACGCCCCCCTGCATGCTGCAGCTCGAGGCCTCCATTGCCCAGAGAGAGGCCTTGAGGTCGTGTGCGCACCCAGCACCGTCGCCGCCTtctacgccgttaaacaaaagcTGGACGAAAAAGACATCGGCCGGGTTCAAGTGCTGTCCTTGCCACAGCGACGAGCCATCGTGAGAGCATTTGTTGATCGGCTCTTCACGAGTGTTTATCAGTTTGAGTTCGAGGACTTACAAGGGAACTCTGAAGCAAGAAGCCTCAAGCGATCCACAGGATCTCCGAGTGAACTTCTGCCTCCACTTACCGCCCAAGAACTGGGAAAGATACAAAGGGAGATCAAAATTTACTTGGAAGGTCTTCCTAATCTGAAAGGGGAACTTAGAATTCTCAGATCTGCGCTGATTCCAG atCATATCTTCCTGCATGGCTTCACTACAAGAACAGGCGGCATCTCATACGTCCCAACTCTGAGCTCCTTCAATCTCTTCAGTAGCGCCAAGAGGCGTGACCCACCGGTTGTGGTTCAGGAGAACTTGCGGAGGCTTGCGGAGGCTGCCGGATTCGACCCGCAGGCGTATCATACCATTAAG GTCAACCACGCCAGCGACGTTTGGGTCATGGGAAAGGCCCTGCCGGACAGCTACGATGGGATCGTCACGAACCAGAAAGGGGTGGTGGTAGCAGCTCCTGGAGCCGACTGCATCCCTGTGATTTTTGCAGATCCTGTCAAGAAAGCCTGCGGTGCTGCTCATTCAG GCTGGCAGGGCACGTTGTCGGGAGTGTCCATGGCGACGGTTCGTGCCATGGTGGCAGAATACGGCTGTCACGTGGAAGATATACTCGTTGTCTTGGGGCCGTCAGTTGGACCTTGTTGCTTTACACTACCACATGAACAGGCGAAAGAGTTTCATAGGATCGATCCAAAATGCGTCAGGCATTTGGAATCCTCGAAGCCCTCCGTCGACATCAGAAGAGCCACACG AGTCCTTCTTGAAGCTGGAGGGATTCTGCCTCAGAACGTTCAAGATGATTCCGTGACAGACCCAACCCAGAACCTCACGCTGTGCACCTCCTGCCACCCCGACCAGTTCTACTCTCACGTACGTGACGGCGAAAACTTTGGGACGCAGATTGGCTTCATATCAATTAAGGACTGA
- the TSC22D1 gene encoding TSC22 domain family protein 1 isoform X2 has protein sequence MDLVKSHLMYAVREEVEVLKEQIKELVEKNSQLEQENSLLKTLASPEQLAQFQAQLQTSSSPTPSQPQGTGQPQPPLPGSGPSA, from the exons ATG GATCTCGTCAAGAGCCATTTGATGTACGCCGTCAGGGAGGAGGTGGAGGTCCTCAAGGAGCAGATCAAGGAGCTCGTCGAGAAGAACAGCCAGCTGGAGCAGGAGAACAGCCTCCTGAAGACGCTGGCCAGCCCCGAACAGCTGGCCCAGTTCCAGGCCCAGCTGCAGACCTCTTCTTCGCCCACACCCTCCCAGCCGCAAGGGACCGGGCAGCCCCAGCCGCCGCTACCGGGCTCGGGGCCTTCGGCGTAG